From a single Oceanobacillus kimchii X50 genomic region:
- a CDS encoding glycerol-3-phosphate responsive antiterminator, translated as MAHIVDIVQSQVIASVKKEQDIQYAITSNANVIFLLTGNLLSTKQYIDRLKEANKSAFIHLDFIDGLTNSRNAIQYIAREWKPLGIVTTKSNLIKYAKEENLATIQRIFVIDKNALLKGVEIANSVRPDAIEILPGLMPKIIDQITKQTHLPVIAGGLISEKQEIMNGLEAGALAISSGDPSLWNLDL; from the coding sequence TTGGCTCATATTGTGGATATTGTTCAGTCACAAGTTATTGCCTCTGTGAAAAAGGAACAAGATATTCAATATGCGATTACTTCAAATGCGAATGTTATATTTTTATTGACAGGGAATCTTCTCTCTACAAAGCAATATATTGATAGATTAAAAGAAGCAAATAAATCGGCCTTTATTCATCTTGATTTTATTGATGGGTTAACCAATTCGAGAAATGCCATCCAATATATTGCTAGAGAATGGAAACCTCTTGGCATAGTCACTACAAAAAGTAATCTAATTAAATATGCAAAAGAAGAAAATTTAGCGACCATACAACGCATTTTTGTAATTGATAAAAATGCTTTATTAAAGGGAGTCGAAATCGCAAATTCTGTTCGTCCAGATGCCATTGAAATACTCCCCGGATTAATGCCAAAAATTATCGATCAAATTACAAAACAAACCCACCTACCAGTAATCGCAGGTGGATTGATTAGTGAAAAACAAGAAATTATGAATGGACTTGAAGCCGGTGCACTTGCTATTTCTTCCGGAGATCCTTCCCTTTGGAATTTAGATTTGTAG